From Saccopteryx leptura isolate mSacLep1 chromosome 3, mSacLep1_pri_phased_curated, whole genome shotgun sequence, one genomic window encodes:
- the RNF182 gene encoding E3 ubiquitin-protein ligase RNF182: MASQAPEDAAESQVSDELECKICYSRYNLKQRKPKVLECCHRVCAKCLYKIIDFGDSPQGVIVCPFCRFETCLPDDEVSSLPDDNNILVNLTCGGKGKKCLPENPTELLLTPKRLASLISPSHTSSNCLVITIMEVQRESSPSLSSTPVVEFYRPTSFDSVTTVSHNWTVWNCTSLLFQTSIRVLFWLLGLVYFSSLPLGIYLLVSKKVTLGVIFVSLVPSSLIILMVYGFCQCVCHEFLDCMAPS, encoded by the coding sequence ATGGCTAGTCAAGCACCAGAAGATGCTGCAGAATCTCAGGTCTCTGACGAGCTCGAGTGCAAGATATGCTATAGTCGATACAACCTGAAACAGAGGAAACCCAAAGTGCTGGAGTGTTGTCACAGGGTTTGTGCCAAATGCCTCTATAAGATTATAGACTTTGGGGACTCCCCCCAAGGTGTTATCGTCTGTCCTTTCTGCAGGTTTGAGACATGCCTGCCGGATGATGAAGTTAGTAGCCTACCCGATGACAACAACATCCTTGTGAACTTGACTTGTGGAGGCAAAGGCAAGAAGTGCCTGCCGGAAAACCCCACTGAGCTGCTGCTGACCCCCAAGAGGCTGGCCTCCCTCATCAGTCCTTCTCACACTTCTTCCAACTGCCTGGTTATCACCATTATGGAGGTGCAGAGGGAGAGCTCCCCGTCTCTGAGCTCTACTCCTGTGGTGGAATTTTATAGGCCTACAAGTTTCGACTCTGTTACCACTGTGTCACACAACTGGACTGTGTGGAACTGTACCTCCCTGCTGTTTCAGACATCCATCCGGGTGTTGTTTTGGTTGCTAGGTTTAGTTTACTTCAGCTCCTTACCCTTAGGAATCTACTTGTTGGTCTCTAAGAAGGTCACTCTTGGGGTCATCTTCGTTAGCCTCGTCCCTTCAAGCCTTATTATTCTGATGGTATATGGTTTTTGCCAGTGTGTGTGTCATGAATTTCTAGACTGTATGGCACCTTCTTAA